In the genome of Drosophila yakuba strain Tai18E2 chromosome 3R, Prin_Dyak_Tai18E2_2.1, whole genome shotgun sequence, one region contains:
- the LOC6538689 gene encoding protein split ends isoform X3: MENRMSANRRRRSSFLCAKSATIEKQHKRRSASAASAIAAAAAAASTAEAISTAPSKEQLSLPIAGGSSSASADEDLLEMPRICRCCCKRDLKLLGLFEASQPTLANTTVASASASASVASNKSSGTLAKTCATEAETETPQTLSANPVNPGTKATSSPSEAATTLSASTPPAYTSTSTSTSTSTSTSTSPMRRRTTNTTAPTAPPAPRGRSSDNAVDYTLSGAHSSMDIVLEEMTIWMLNINRDDGLPQEICRQCMAQFLMVAKFRRKCVRMQQRLQDFAQEISDRQTARQAKRQQKVQKKSHDSTHTVELESTSHAEHQLPIRKRRMVSESDGDSTAARTADGAAVTVPAKQMRTEFESLPPPKSSPQQPRLRKYRTHSIGCEMDRPAASIDASSMPWKTKAARKQLFETWASTCPPEVMSPNRPSARNSTSSSSTSSSEHMSDLSVGPCYGFESDSNPSSTSTSNAALRSLIIVKRQSPPKSSPMYDLMPRRGRRPRNAPIYTPAKRQRRSLVRKEPLNRKLAAKQPVTEENQKSDLKDIYPKEARMDEAIDSTSDAPTEVASNAVQMMCDVNSNNNMMECRKQKDVTSHGLIDSCKQLSAMEMESVQEMIASRAEIHVLSVPNSEETSPKEQTFEATSVLKDPDNAAKDLQVRKEIESIANDIRAEADLVQSEELTSSTETSESQTKAVEQLEALGQQESRSSLEHASVQQTETVDESDSADQREMIVSIPLEVLDENLQRRLCVEPETEEPNRQSFSPKEFAQRPDDVNNNENDENFCQSATADSFNAAVALRTNKIEATPPGGTESDSTDSEEMPIVRSGPTPMDFMAEFAKHCANGIEQLKVTTPAASPTPSDMMPLNDLEAKQKLEVEMNDVETTLNGILSEMQDQHMYTPNCAHIDEFLTPADYATLTEQESSVSSPPNPFEQSADGKPEVKPSATEDPFDNSNFTNELIGFQNDIPCFENIETPEQGQNLHLELTQFLRDLQPAQAEPPAEEQVAKTEIETQPTVQMDVQTNLPVQADTRPQNESSANHSPFESPISSPQVQAQIEIQMEPQIETQMQPQVETQMQHDVLTVQSPQNQQPQVQSHDQSQMQQIQIPPQIEPQIQVQNQEQQSMQLVPQAQHHQVVPQVQLQSQLVPHVQSQGTTTTVTYEQIYQQHIVQQTVQQSSNKMQVISLPSAGTETRQWQTQQTQQQQQQVQWSSVGGLEAIKSAPVEGVAPTTTTYYISASDLYPQQTETYTMLQPASNESYMIEQVNHQQQQHCQQQIQMSQQQRQHQQAQQQQQQHQQQPIMILIQQPEQPVASASNPQQAPLHVYNAAAAAATSNEVHQMQHTQRQQIRQQYHHQQYQRLQQQQQTRVVQSHPVLGMPGATSISTKVTPIPVSATRGRALTLKCRFCHNGPRFSSSLEYSRHIIDLHPAVAPFNCPHCPLAFAGRTKRSQHILSHHVVQQYQCGQCSQVFPAQKALDIHIQRFHMTLKTDPLDAVKVDDVQLQITSERRPRGRPYKPRLQLQQHQLQPQQKLQVQQQQPRKTLQQLPQTQQQQQQHQLQQQQQQLQQHQQLQLQQQVQQMQQVQPQQQQVPQQQQHHQQQQQHVLQVQQPQQQAVMQPQSPHPSTVEMQASPTTPRKILCCPDCEDCTSGHSHGNEQFEELATLQTPPTVLTPPSTIVSVPSPQPMVYSQHITMPSPEQSEPDSTTTLRQYRKRGVIVGPQGPLHLATPVASPSPSSSPSSSTLDHMPPASPATPASPAPPPSPAVASTVQVTELRTSHHCLYCEERFTNEIALKKHHQLAHGAQTTMPFVCNICKRGYRMRTALHRHMESHDVEGRPYECNICRVRFPRPSQLTLHKITVHLLSKPHTCDECGKQFGTESALKTHIKFHGAHMKTHLPMGVFRNEEAASKSPSNNNHCHPSSDKLENPLTPIEETPLTPMSCGGHMYHSPDEYPNSVESCAGNSVTLESIATTP; this comes from the exons atggaaaacagaaTGAGTGCCAACCGAAGAAGACGAAGCAGTTTCCTCTGCGCGAAATCCGCAACCATCGAGAAGCAGCACAAAAGACGCAGTGCATCAGCTGCGAGtgcaattgcagcagcagcagcagccgcatcaACAGCAGAAGCGATATCAACTGCACCCTCCAAAGAGCAACTTTCTCTACCGATTGCTggtggcagcagcagtgcTTCAGCTGATGAGGATTTACTGGAAATGCCTCGCATTTGCCGATGCTGTTGCAAACGGGATTTGAAATTACTCGGCTTATTCGAGGCCAGCCAACCAACACTGGCCAACACAACAGtggcatcagcatcagcatcagcatcagtaGCATCGAACAAATCATCGGGAACATTAGCAAAAACATGTGCGACAGAAGCAGAAACCGAAACTCCACAGACATTGTCCGCAAATCCAGTAAATCCCGGGACTAAAGCTACATCATCTCCATCAGAAGCAGCTACAACGTTGTCCGCATCCACACCCCCCGCAtacacatccacatccacatccacatcgacATCGACGTCCACGTCTACGTCTCCCATGAGGCGTCGCACCACTAACACCACCGCTCCAACCGCTCCACCCGCTCCACGTGGTCGTAGCAGCGATAATGCCGTCGACTACACCCTCAGCGGGGCCCACAGCAGCATGGACATTGTCCTCGAGGAGATGACCATTTGGATGCTCAAT ATAAATCGCGACGATGGACTGCCGCAAGAAATCTGCCGGCAGTGCATGGCCCAGTTTTTGATGGTGGCCAAGTTCCGGCGGAAATGTGTACGGATGCAGCAGCGCCTGCAGGACTTTGCCCAGGAGATATCCGACCGCCAGACGGCCAGACAAGCGAAGCGTCAGCAAAAAGTCCAAAAGAAGTCACACGATAGCACACACACGGTGGAATTGGAGTCAACCAGCCACGCGGAGCATCAGCTCCCCATACGAAAGCGCCGCATGGTATCCGAATCGGACGGAGATTCGACAGCAGCAAGAACAGCAGATGGAGCAGCAGTAACAGTTCCAGCGAAACAGATGCGAACGGAATTCGAGAGTTTGCCACCGCCCAAATCAAGTCCTCAGCAACCCCGATTGCGCAAGTATCGTACCCACTCCATTGGCTGTGAAATGGATCGACCTGCCGCCTCCATCGATGCCAGCAGCATGCCCTGGAAGACGAAGGCTGCCCGCAAACAACTTTTCGAGACTTGGGCGTCCACCTGCCCGCCGGAGGTCATGTCGCCCAATCGCCCAAGTGCACgcaacagcaccagcagcagcagcaccagcagcagcgagcACATGAGCGACTTGTCCGTCGGTCCATGTTATGGCTTCGAAAGCGACAGCAACCCgtcctccacctccacctccaacGCGGCGCTGCGATCGTTGATCATCGTTAAGCGGCAGTCGCCGCCAAAGTCATCGCCCATGTATGATTTAATGCCGCGACGGGGTCGGCGTCCGAGGAATGCGCCAATATACACACCGGCCAAAAGACAGCGCCGATCGCTGGTTAGGAAGGAGCCACTGAACCGAAAGTTGGCCGCGAAGCAGCCAGTCACCGAAGAGAACCAAAAGTCTGATTTAAAGGATATTTATCCGAAGGAAGCAAGGATGGATGAGGCCATCGACAGCACTTCCGATGCGCCAACGGAAGTGGCGTCTAATGCGGTCCAAATGATGTGTGATGTCAactcaaataataatatgatGGAGTGTAGAAAGCAGAAGGACGTCACATCACATGGTTTGATAGACAGCTGCAAGCAGCTCAGCGCCATGGAAATGGAGTCGGTCCAGGAAATGATAGCGTCCAGAGCTGAGATCCACGTCCTCAGCGTTCCAAATAGTGAGGAAACTTCACCCAAAGAGCAAACGTTTGAAGCCACCAGCGTTTTAAAAGATCCAGATAATGCTGCTAAAGATCTCCAAGTGAGAAAAGAAATCGAGTCAATTGCGAATGACATCAGGGCCGAGGCTGATCTAGTGCAGTCCGAGGAACTGACCTCATCCACGGAAACCAGCGAGTCGCAAACGAAAGCGGTTGAGCAGCTGGAAGCACTGGGACAGCAGGAATCTCGTTCGTCACTGGAGCACGCATCTGTGCAGCAAACGGAAACTGTGGACGAATCCGACTCCGCTGACCAGAGAGAGATGATAGTCAGCATACCGCTGGAGGTGCTGGACGAGAACTTGCAGCGTCGTCTTTGCGTGGAACCAGAAACTGAAGAGCCCAATCGCCAGTCCTTTTCGCCCAAGGAGTTTGCCCAGCGTCCCGATGACGTCAATAACAACGAAAACGATGAAAATTTTTGCCAGAGTGCTACAGCAGATAGCTTCAATGCTGCTGTGGCACTCCGAACCAATAAAATTGAAGCCACACCACCGGGGGGAACGGAATCGGATAGCACGGACTCGGAAGAGATGCCGATAGTGCGATCTGGGCCAACGCCCATGGATTTTATGGCCGAGTTCGCCAAGCACTGTGCGAACGGCATTGAGCAGCTGAAGGTCACAACTCCGGCGGCATCGCCAACTCCCTCGGATATGATGCCGCTCAACGATCTGGAGGCCAAGCAGAAACTGGAGGTGGAGATGAACGACGTGGAGACCACTCTCAATGGCATCCTCAGCGAGATGCAGGACCAGCACATGTACACACCAAACTGTGCCCACATTGATGAGTTCCTCACGCCAGCCGACTATGCCACGCTGACCGAGCAGGAGTCGTCCGTTTCGTCGCCACCAAATCCTTTCGAGCAAAGTGCCGACGGCAAACCGGAAGTCAAACCTAGTGCCACCGAAGATCCCTTTGATAATAGCAACTTTACCAATGAACTGATTGGTTTCCAAAACGATATTCCGTGCTTCGAGAATATTGAGACGCCGGAGCAGGGACAAAACTTGCATTTAGAACTGACGCAGTTCTTAAGGGATCTGCAGCCGGCACAAGCCGAGCCGCCGGCAGAGGAGCAGGTCGCAAAGACCGAAATAGAGACACAGCCAACCGTGCAAATGGATGTCCAAACCAACCTACCAGTGCAAGCTGATACACGACCTCAAAATGAGTCGTCTGCTAATCATTCACCATTTGAATCTCCCATATCATCACCTCAAGTTCAGGCACAGATCGAAATACAAATGGAACCTCAAATCGAGACCCAGATGCAACCTCAAGTTGAGACACAAATGCAACACGATGTGCTTACAGTGCAGTCTCCACAAAACCAACAGCCTCAAGTACAATCTCATGACCAATCTCAGATGCAACAAATCCAAATCCCACCGCAAATCGAGCCTCAAATTCAAGTCCAAAACCAGGAGCAACAATCTATGCAGCTCGTGCCGCAAGCCCAACATCATCAAGTGGTTCCccaagtgcaactgcaatcCCAATTGGTGCCCCATGTCCAGTCGCAGGGCACGACAACGACGGTCACCTACGAGCAGATTTACCAGCAGCACATTGTCCAGCAGACGGTGCAGCAATCCTCCAACAAGATGCAGGTCATCTCGCTGCCCTCGGCGGGCACGGAAACACGACAGTGGCAGACACagcagacgcagcagcagcagcagcaagtccAGTGGTCATCGGTGGGCGGACTGGAGGCCATAAAGAGTGCCCCCGTCGAGGGTGTTGCACCCACAACCACAACGTACTACATTAGCGCTAGCGATCTTTATCCGCAGCAGACTGAAACGTACACGATGCTACAACCAGCATCCAATGAAAGCTACATGATCGAGCAGGTgaatcaccagcagcagcaacattgcCAGCAACAAATTCAGATGTCTCAACAGCAACGCCAGCAtcagcaggcgcagcagcaacagcagcagcaccagcagcaaccgATTATGATACTGATCCAGCAGCCGGAGCAGCCAGTGGCCTCGGCCAGTAATCCGCAGCAGGCACCGCTGCACGTCTataatgctgctgctgctgctgccaccaGCAACGAAGTGCATCAAATGCAGCACACGCAACGCCAACAGATACGCCAGCAGTATCACCACCAGCAGTATCAgcgactgcagcagcagcaacaaactCGCGTCGTACAAAGCCATCCAGTATTGGGAATGCCGGGTGCCACTTCCATATCAACCAAAGTGACCCCCATTCCCGTCTCAGCGACCAGGGGTCGGGCGCTAACGCTCAAGTGTCGCTTCTGCCACAACGGACCGCGTTTCTCCAGCAGCCTGGAGTACAGCCGGCATATCATTGATCTGCATCCGGCGGTGGCGCCCTTCAATTGTCCACACTGTCCGCTGGCCTTTGCCGGCAGAACGAAGCGATCGCAGCACATCCTCAGTCACCATGTCGTGCAGCAGTACCAGTGCGGCCAGTGCTCACAGGTGTTCCCCGCCCAAAAGGCACTGGACATTCACATTCAGCGCTTCCACATGACATTGAAAACGGATCCTTTGGATGCCGTGAAGGTGGACGACGTTCAGCTGCAGATCACCAGCGAACGGAGGCCACGGGGTAGGCCGTATAAGCCacggctgcagctgcaacagcatcAACTGCAACCGCAGCAAAAGTtacaagtgcagcagcagcagccgcggAAGACACTTCAGCAACTACCCCaaacgcaacaacaacagcagcaacatcaactgcaacaacagcaacagcaactgcaacaacatcagcaacttcaactgcaacagcaagtgcagcaaatgcaacaagtgcaaccacaacagcaacaagtgccgcagcaacagcagcaccaccagcaacagcagcaacatgtgtTGCAAGTGCAGCAACCACAGCAACAAGCGGTAATGCAGCCACAATCACCGCATCCATCAA CAGTGGAAATGCAAGCAAGCCCAACAACGCCACGAAAGATTCTTTGCTGTCCCGATTGCGAAGACT GCACTTCCGGCCACAGTCACGGCAACGAACAGTTCGAGGAGCTGGCGACACTGCAGACACCGCCAACAGTGCTCACACCGCCATCGACCATAGTCTCGGTACCATCGCCGCAGCCCATGGTGTACTCGCAGCACATAACAATGCCGTCGCCGGAACAATCCGAGCCAGATTCCACGACCACGTTGCGACAGTATCGGAAACGAGGCGTGATCGTTGGGCCACAGGGCCCGTTGCATTTGGCCACACCGGTGGCCTCGCCATCGCCCTCGTCGTCGCCCTCCTCATCGACGCTGGATCACATGCCGCCAGCTTCGCCGGCAACGCCGGCTTCGCCAGCACCGCCACCATCGCCGGCCGTCGCGTCCACGGTGCAGGTGACCGAGCTGCGGACGAGCCACCATTGTCTGTACTGCGAGGAGCGATTCACCAACGAAATTGCCCTGAAGAAGCACCATCAGCTGGCACACGGAGCGCAGACCACAATGCCATTTGTATGCAACATCTGCAAGCGAGGTTATCGCATGCGTACGGCGCTGCATCGTCACATGGAGTCGCACGACGTGGAGGGACGACCGTATGAGTGCAACATTTGTCGCGTCCGGTTCCCGCGACCATCGCAACTAACGCTGCACAAGATCACGGTGCACCTGCTCTCCAAGCCGCACACCTGCGACGAGTGTGGCAAACAGTTTGGCACGGAGAGTGCTCTCAAGACGCACATCAAGTTCCATGGAG CTCACATGAAAACCCATTTGCCAATGGGCGTATTCCGCAACGAGGAAGCCGCATCAAAGTCacccagcaacaacaaccattgCCACCCCAGCAGTGACAAGCTGGAGAATCCGCTCACGCCCATCGAGGAGACACCTTTGACGCCGATGAGCTGCGGCGGACACATGTACCACAGCCCAGATGAATACCCCAATTCGGTGGAGAGCTGTGCCGGCAACAGCGTGACACTGGAATCCATTGCCACAACGCCATAA